Genomic segment of Octadecabacter arcticus 238:
TCGGCAACGATTAATCAAGAATACGAACCGAAGGAATAACACTGTGTCGATACCTCACAAGAGCGCAGCTTTTGCGCCTACAGAAGAATTTGTATCAAATGCCCATGTGGACGCCGCAAAGTATGACTCGATGTATGCGGCATCCATTGCCGATCCTGACGCGTTCTGGGGCGAGCACGGCAAACGAATCGACTGGATGAAACCCTACACCCAAGTCAAAGACGTGAACTATGCTTTGGGCAATGTGTCGATCAACTGGTACGCTGACGGCACGTTAAACGTTTCTGCCAACTGCATTGATCGCCATTTGGCGACACGAGGCGATCAGACCGCGATCATTTGGGAACCTGACAGCCCAACGGATGAAGCGCTGCAGATCACGTATAAGCAGTTACATGTTTCGGTCTCGAAAATGGCGAACGTGTTGAAAGGGTTGGGCGTCGGCAAAGGCGACCGCGTTGTCATCTACATGCCGATGATCCCAGAGGCCGCTTATGCGATGCTGGCCTGTGCCCGTATCGGCGCGATCCACTCCATCGTGTTTGCAGGGTTTTCTCCTGACGCTTTGGCAGCCCGTGTGAATGGCTCTGAGGCCAAAGTTGTTATCACCGCAGATGAGGCCCCACGAGGTGGGCGCAACACGCCGTTGAAATCAAACGCTGATCAGGCGTTGCTGCATACTTCAGATAAAGTGAAATGCTTGGTCGTCAAACGCACCGGTGGGCAGACCACTTGGGTTGAAGGGCGCGACTATGATTACAACGCACTCGCGACTGAGGCCTCGGCCGATTGTCCACCCGAAGAAATGAACGCCGAAGATCCGTTGTTTGTTCTTTATACCTCAGGCTCCACTGGCATGCCCAAAGGTGTCGTTCATACGACGGGCGGTTATATCGTCTACGCGTCCATGACCCACGAAATCACGTTTGACTATAAAGAGGGTGATGTCTTTTGGTGTACTGCCGATGTGGGTTGGGTCACGGGACACAGTTATATCGTCTATGGTCCACTGGCCAACGGCGCGACCACTCTCATGTTTGAAGGTGTACCGACCTATCCAGATGCCTCGCGTTTCTGGCAGGTTTGCGAGAAATACAAAGTTGCACAATTCTATACGGCCCCTACGGCCATTCGTGCGTTGATGGCGCAGGGTGATGAATTCGTTAAAGGCACCGACCTGAGCAGTTTGAA
This window contains:
- the acs gene encoding acetate--CoA ligase, producing the protein MSIPHKSAAFAPTEEFVSNAHVDAAKYDSMYAASIADPDAFWGEHGKRIDWMKPYTQVKDVNYALGNVSINWYADGTLNVSANCIDRHLATRGDQTAIIWEPDSPTDEALQITYKQLHVSVSKMANVLKGLGVGKGDRVVIYMPMIPEAAYAMLACARIGAIHSIVFAGFSPDALAARVNGSEAKVVITADEAPRGGRNTPLKSNADQALLHTSDKVKCLVVKRTGGQTTWVEGRDYDYNALATEASADCPPEEMNAEDPLFVLYTSGSTGMPKGVVHTTGGYIVYASMTHEITFDYKEGDVFWCTADVGWVTGHSYIVYGPLANGATTLMFEGVPTYPDASRFWQVCEKYKVAQFYTAPTAIRALMAQGDEFVKGTDLSSLKLLGTVGEPINPEAWNWYNEVVGGGNCPIVDTWWQTETGGHLMTPLPGAHAMKPGSAMKPFFGIEPVVLEPATGEIVEGNDVEGVLCIKDSWPGQMRSVWGDHERFEKTYFADYEGYYFTGDGCKRDADGDYWITGRVDDVINVSGHRMGTAEVESALVAHPKVAEAAVVGYPHDIKGQGIYCYITLMNGEVATEELRFELRKWVRTEIGPIASPDLIQWAPGLPKTRSGKIMRRILRKIAENDFGALGDTSTLADPSVVEELIKNRMVIPPKISGVQK